A window from bacterium encodes these proteins:
- a CDS encoding response regulator transcription factor, with amino-acid sequence MPLRIAIVDPRPDLLEFLKEQLKARGYDVEIAFTEAEVEQMDPLPDLAVVDFERTVDLAEVMQAIAEGLRQEGKIGHLR; translated from the coding sequence ATGCCTTTACGGATCGCGATTGTCGACCCACGCCCCGACTTGCTCGAATTTCTCAAGGAGCAGCTCAAGGCTCGCGGCTACGACGTCGAGATCGCCTTCACTGAGGCCGAGGTTGAGCAAATGGATCCCCTACCGGACCTGGCGGTGGTGGACTTTGAGCGCACAGTGGACTTAGCGGAGGTTATGCAAGCCATTGCGGAGGGGCTTCGTCAGGAGGGCAAAATTGGCCATCTTCGCTAG
- the mcrC gene encoding 5-methylcytosine-specific restriction endonuclease system specificity protein McrC, whose protein sequence is MSSSLAAQEIASDAAGFIGRIPVRNLWLLMLYASELYRTRGDGSLGQEDDLEDLPGLVAEILAQAVEQRQRRQLTYGYQSRDAVLNRVRGRIDLIGTERRQLLSRGLVACHFDELTVDTPRNRFVRAALEKIARLVRRPELAHRCRSMAGDLRAMGVSGNPPTRAQISADRFGRNDTADRFMVAAAKLAFDLALPTEAAGPNAMLQPEREETWVRRLFEKAVGGFYAVTLTPQGWRVRTGAPLGWAIEAKTPGIDAILPAMRTDVILEHVPTNRRIVIDTKFTTILAKGWYSDATLRSGYLYQIYAYLRSQVDRGDPMADQAFGMLLHPSAGASVDESVVIQGHQIRFATVDLTASSKDIRARLLTLSSFPEIEKPA, encoded by the coding sequence ATGAGCAGCTCCTTGGCGGCGCAGGAGATAGCTTCGGATGCGGCCGGATTCATCGGCCGCATCCCGGTGCGCAACCTCTGGCTGCTGATGCTCTACGCTTCGGAGCTCTATCGAACTCGGGGCGATGGTTCGCTCGGTCAGGAGGACGACCTGGAGGACTTGCCGGGCCTGGTCGCGGAGATCCTGGCTCAGGCGGTCGAACAGCGGCAGCGCCGTCAGCTCACGTATGGCTACCAATCGCGGGACGCCGTCTTGAACCGGGTTCGAGGTCGGATCGACCTGATCGGCACCGAGCGGCGGCAACTTCTGTCCCGGGGGCTGGTGGCCTGCCATTTCGACGAGTTGACGGTCGATACGCCGCGCAACCGTTTTGTCCGAGCCGCCCTGGAGAAGATCGCCCGACTGGTTCGGCGCCCAGAATTGGCGCACCGCTGTCGCTCCATGGCGGGCGACCTGCGAGCGATGGGGGTGTCCGGCAATCCTCCGACCCGGGCCCAGATCAGCGCCGATCGCTTCGGGCGCAACGACACCGCCGATCGATTCATGGTAGCTGCGGCCAAACTGGCCTTTGATCTGGCGTTACCCACCGAGGCGGCGGGCCCTAACGCCATGCTTCAGCCCGAGCGCGAGGAGACTTGGGTGCGCCGCCTTTTTGAGAAGGCCGTCGGGGGCTTCTACGCTGTGACGCTCACTCCTCAGGGGTGGCGGGTGCGGACGGGCGCCCCGCTGGGGTGGGCCATCGAAGCCAAGACCCCTGGAATCGATGCCATCCTGCCTGCCATGCGGACCGATGTGATCCTGGAGCACGTGCCGACGAACCGACGCATTGTCATCGACACCAAGTTCACGACCATCTTGGCGAAGGGATGGTACAGCGATGCAACTCTGCGAAGCGGATACCTCTACCAGATCTACGCTTATCTGCGGTCCCAGGTGGATCGAGGTGACCCTATGGCCGACCAGGCCTTCGGCATGTTGCTGCATCCTTCGGCAGGGGCCAGTGTGGACGAAAGCGTCGTAATCCAGGGCCACCAGATTCGCTTCGCCACAGTGGATCTGACCGCCTCGTCGAAGGATATCCGGGCGCGACTGTTGACATTAAGCAGCTTCCCTGAGATTGAAAAACCCGCTTGA
- the pglX gene encoding BREX-2 system adenine-specific DNA-methyltransferase PglX, whose protein sequence is MIDPKRLLTDLQRRCTRLEDDLRSRSETDESMGATLRGEYDAARAAGRTAEAFEVWRDGVLTQAAVAWLLGCVFVRFLEDNGLIDPMISGPGDRRQEASDAQEAFFRKQPMASDRDYLQDVFERVRQFKVAAPLYDPDHNPLWAYSISGDMAKDLLLFWRSIVPETGELVHDFTDPEWRTRFLGDLYQDLSESARKRYALLQTPEFVEEFILDRTLDPALEEFGLKETRLIDPTCGSGHFLLGAFERLLDRWFKAEPAIPERELAQRALNGVYGVDLNPFAVAIARFRLLIAALKASLVQTLKEAPDFKISLATGDSLLHGKRFDRLFAFSEVYGGSERLEQTGYGHSFQAEDLAELNRILGQQYHAVVGNPPYITASDPAINAKYRELYATCHRKYSLGVPFTERFFDLAIVGVDSQSAGFVGMITADSFMKREFGKKLIEEFLPRQDLTHAISTAGASIPGHNTPTVILLGRHRGPVAQAIRVVMGIKGEPGTPEDPAKGLVWQQICTLVDQPGSTGEFVSVADVDRNTLAKHPWSIGGGGAAELKEFIDANAGGGALDDQVASIGFGCIVSEEEAFFLSALRARSVSKQHIRQMAVGDGVREWSLQAPQLIFFPYDGNVGLAPEGIATSCLWNYRATLASRAAFGKQTYKQVGRPYYEYHQIPIERNKLPLSIVFAFVATHNHFVLDRGGKVFKQTAPVIKLGSTASEDDHLKLLGVLNSSIACFWLKQVCFPKDANKGTLDWENRYEFDGTKVGQFPLSRTSPLALTRQLDYFAQQYAANLPSKLTENGVLDRNELDRAHTVATKSMHGMIAIQEEIDWHCYRLYSLSEEDLTHPNPPEVRLGERAFEIVMARQMAAGELETAWFESHRSTPVTEIPTHWPDDYKSVVEKRIALIESDRNIALIEKPEYKRRWNTPAWEELEKEALREWLIDRLEDPRYWANEDPMPQTVYDLASKAQTDAEFLQVAELYVGHEGVDLRRLVAELVESESVPFLPVLRYKESGLRHRAVWERTWELQRREDAGEDVGTIPPPPKYKSADFLSATYWRLRGALDVPKERFISYPHCSRDGDPSLLVGWAGWDHLRQARALTSYLTQIVTNEGWSAERLTPLFAGLQELTPWLKQWHNEIDPEYDQRMGDFFEGYLLEQLHLHQLTVSDLKAWKPPATAARRGRRASVSN, encoded by the coding sequence GTGATTGATCCCAAGCGCCTACTCACTGACTTGCAGCGCCGTTGCACTCGCCTCGAAGACGATCTCCGATCGCGCTCCGAGACCGACGAGTCAATGGGTGCAACGCTACGAGGCGAGTATGACGCAGCCCGCGCGGCGGGGCGGACGGCCGAGGCCTTCGAGGTCTGGCGCGACGGGGTACTCACCCAGGCGGCGGTGGCTTGGTTGCTCGGATGCGTCTTTGTACGCTTTCTGGAGGACAATGGCCTCATCGACCCCATGATCTCTGGACCGGGAGACCGTCGGCAGGAGGCCTCGGATGCACAGGAAGCTTTTTTCCGGAAGCAACCGATGGCGAGCGACCGCGACTATCTGCAAGATGTCTTCGAGCGGGTGCGCCAGTTCAAGGTGGCTGCTCCCCTGTATGATCCGGATCATAACCCGCTCTGGGCATATTCAATTTCTGGGGACATGGCCAAGGATCTCCTCCTGTTTTGGCGGAGCATTGTTCCCGAAACCGGCGAATTGGTTCACGACTTTACGGATCCCGAGTGGCGGACGCGTTTTCTGGGGGATCTCTACCAGGACCTCTCGGAGTCGGCACGCAAGCGATATGCGTTGCTTCAGACGCCCGAGTTCGTCGAGGAGTTCATCCTCGATCGCACGCTCGATCCCGCGTTAGAAGAGTTCGGCTTGAAGGAAACTCGGCTCATCGATCCGACGTGCGGGTCGGGGCACTTCCTGCTTGGGGCATTCGAGCGTCTACTGGATCGCTGGTTCAAGGCTGAACCCGCTATTCCCGAAAGGGAGCTTGCACAGCGCGCGCTGAATGGGGTCTACGGGGTGGACCTGAATCCGTTTGCGGTGGCAATTGCACGCTTTCGCCTGCTAATTGCAGCGCTCAAGGCCAGCCTTGTGCAAACGCTGAAAGAGGCGCCAGATTTTAAAATCAGCTTAGCTACAGGCGATAGCCTGCTTCATGGCAAGCGATTCGACAGGCTCTTTGCCTTCTCAGAGGTATATGGAGGTTCTGAGCGGCTCGAGCAGACTGGATATGGCCATTCCTTCCAAGCAGAGGATCTTGCTGAGCTCAACCGTATTCTTGGCCAGCAGTACCATGCCGTGGTCGGTAATCCCCCGTACATCACGGCCTCAGATCCAGCCATCAATGCTAAGTATCGGGAACTTTACGCAACTTGCCATCGCAAGTATTCGCTTGGAGTTCCATTCACGGAACGCTTCTTCGACCTCGCGATTGTCGGCGTGGACAGCCAGTCCGCAGGTTTCGTTGGGATGATCACTGCAGATTCTTTCATGAAGCGGGAATTTGGCAAGAAGCTGATCGAAGAATTCCTGCCCAGGCAGGATCTTACGCACGCAATCTCTACGGCTGGCGCTTCAATTCCCGGCCACAACACGCCAACCGTTATCCTCCTTGGTAGGCACAGGGGGCCGGTGGCGCAAGCGATCCGCGTGGTGATGGGGATCAAGGGCGAGCCAGGCACTCCGGAAGATCCTGCCAAAGGTCTTGTGTGGCAGCAGATTTGTACACTCGTGGACCAGCCGGGTAGTACCGGCGAGTTCGTCAGCGTAGCAGACGTCGATCGAAATACATTGGCAAAGCATCCGTGGAGCATCGGGGGAGGTGGTGCCGCTGAGCTCAAGGAATTTATCGACGCCAATGCCGGGGGGGGGGCGCTCGACGACCAGGTCGCCAGTATCGGGTTCGGTTGTATCGTGAGTGAGGAAGAGGCGTTCTTCCTTTCGGCACTTCGTGCGCGTAGCGTGTCAAAGCAACATATCCGGCAGATGGCGGTCGGCGATGGGGTTCGTGAGTGGTCACTTCAGGCCCCGCAGCTTATTTTCTTTCCTTATGATGGCAATGTTGGATTGGCTCCAGAAGGAATAGCAACATCCTGTTTGTGGAACTATCGAGCCACACTGGCAAGCCGAGCCGCTTTTGGAAAACAAACCTACAAACAAGTCGGCCGTCCATATTACGAGTATCATCAGATTCCGATCGAAAGAAACAAACTCCCGCTATCAATCGTGTTTGCCTTCGTCGCTACCCACAACCACTTCGTGCTTGATCGTGGTGGGAAGGTCTTCAAGCAAACAGCACCCGTCATTAAGCTTGGATCTACTGCTTCCGAGGACGATCACCTCAAGCTGTTAGGTGTACTAAACAGCTCAATTGCATGCTTTTGGCTAAAACAGGTATGCTTTCCTAAGGATGCCAATAAGGGGACCTTGGATTGGGAAAACCGATACGAATTCGACGGCACAAAGGTTGGTCAGTTTCCACTAAGCAGGACAAGTCCCCTTGCTTTGACCAGACAGCTTGATTATTTTGCTCAGCAATACGCCGCGAATTTGCCGAGCAAGTTAACAGAAAATGGTGTTCTGGATCGAAATGAGCTTGATAGAGCTCATACGGTTGCCACAAAATCCATGCATGGAATGATCGCCATACAAGAGGAGATTGATTGGCATTGCTATCGTCTATATAGTCTATCGGAGGAGGACTTGACGCATCCTAATCCTCCCGAGGTACGACTTGGCGAACGGGCCTTCGAGATTGTCATGGCCCGACAAATGGCAGCCGGGGAGCTTGAGACGGCTTGGTTCGAAAGCCACCGATCTACTCCTGTTACCGAAATACCTACTCATTGGCCTGATGATTACAAGTCGGTCGTCGAGAAGCGGATCGCGCTGATCGAGTCAGATCGAAATATCGCCCTGATCGAAAAGCCTGAGTACAAGCGCCGCTGGAACACCCCCGCATGGGAGGAACTCGAAAAGGAGGCCCTGCGCGAGTGGCTGATCGACCGGCTGGAGGATCCCCGCTACTGGGCAAATGAAGACCCAATGCCCCAGACCGTTTACGACCTGGCCTCTAAAGCCCAGACCGACGCGGAGTTCCTCCAGGTTGCTGAACTTTACGTCGGCCATGAGGGTGTCGATCTGCGCCGGCTCGTCGCGGAGCTCGTTGAGAGCGAAAGCGTACCCTTCCTACCTGTCTTGCGCTACAAGGAATCGGGTCTACGCCATCGGGCCGTCTGGGAGCGCACATGGGAGCTACAGCGCCGCGAGGATGCCGGTGAGGACGTGGGTACCATCCCCCCCCCGCCAAAATACAAGTCGGCGGATTTCCTTAGCGCGACCTACTGGCGCCTTCGGGGAGCCCTGGATGTGCCTAAGGAGCGCTTCATAAGCTATCCTCACTGTTCTCGTGACGGGGATCCGAGCCTGCTTGTCGGTTGGGCGGGCTGGGACCACCTACGGCAAGCCCGTGCCCTCACCAGCTACCTGACCCAGATCGTGACCAACGAAGGGTGGAGTGCCGAGCGACTGACTCCCCTTTTCGCCGGCCTCCAGGAGCTGACCCCTTGGCTTAAGCAATGGCACAACGAAATCGATCCCGAGTACGATCAGCGGATGGGGGATTTCTTCGAGGGCTACCTCCTCGAGCAGCTTCACCTGCATCAGCTCACGGTCAGCGACCTCAAGGCTTGGAAACCGCCGGCTACTGCGGCTCGCCGTGGTCGGCGCGCATCGGTGAGTAACTAA
- the pglW gene encoding BREX system serine/threonine kinase PglW: protein MSNSNSRWTVVSESEFPWEREALAYIRERLPDGEPFRAWSNFEFIAEDGSLNEVDLLVVSRYKVFLVEIKSRPGLLQGDGGTWTWSLDGKARADDNPLLLADRKSKKLKSLLSRQTALKKVRIPYVDPVIFLSAPDLRCELTETGRTSVFLRAEAQRDGRPSIMEVLKGEVDSRTGLPSPAHWALEAEVSRAFARAMDQAGIRPSQRSRRIGDYLLDQLLLETDAYQDWAAHHVAMPKVLRRVRLYPNALQASELSRVERRQAAEREFLLFDGISYPGILKASDFTEHERGPAVLFEHDPDAQRLDFFLREHLDKLDMGERIRIVRVLAETLQFAHRHRIYHRALSPQTVLVSKPETQDRTLKVFDWQAGKRSSDTLTNQRPTLEGCMHLSLFGDPQSLLYQAPESLAGMAFDGVKLDVFSLGAIAYHVFSGRPPASSLHELQTKCATGNGLRIEDALDGASMELTDLIQFSTSPAVDLRLGSVDEFLDLLYQLEEAITAPDPEAVANPLEAKPGDKLEGGFVVKRPLGKGATSVALWVERDGKEGVLKIALDPAQNDRIRQEGELLKGLRHQHLVALNEVLEISGHAALHLTQSGAGETMAQRLRDEGRLSMDLLERFGEELLLAVAYLEAQGISHRDIKPDNIAIGETRNGRRTLVLFDFSLSGTPVENLRAGTPPYLDPFLRRRTPPRWDLYAERFAAGVTLYEMATGVLPTWGDGQSDPGSLAVEVSLDANLFDPSVREDLADFFAKALHSDYRRRFENAEQMLKAWRRVFEQVDKPTVTTDHDGGFDLDRAIASATLDSPLASLGLSPRILSSLDRLGAATVRQVIALPRIRLYRNKGIGNKTIKDVRDLAERLAKRFPEAVDAEVGASSEDIKTDPRSWSVDRLSRRLVHDRLDDVEIPVLRAILGLDERIGAWLPLGDVAERLAVSRATVESVLERARKRWDDTWMTALRKDVGDILERHGGIMTGEELAAAILTQRGSISEEPVRTRLAVAAIRAALEVETVREKAQVVLYRGKAHLFLAATGDLSPAFADSASARAQYAERLGEKADELAAADPLLTPQRVLEELQAVPVPEAMAKLTPERCLLLARSASRLACLSSRMELYPRGMGADRALRLGAGAIVGPKELTVKQVQDRVMSRYPEAAPLPGRPQLDELIKAAGVEMEWDHVALDGRGAYATRIHLVGASSSTLHRLSTASAHENLPSDEILDARAFETRLERAVTDRRFLLLAIEPKYLLRAEAEITKRFEVHRVSFESLLVRKLRSAAQAVGAKWEVVVSADGTPRDSNAWRNLRGLVKRAMGEVEQELSTSSTPVLMVENALIARYDHMELLERLRDDCARSDSGAPGYLVLIASDDQSTAPKLERQAVPLITASEWVRIPHAWLENRHRSTLVPTP, encoded by the coding sequence ATGAGCAACTCTAACAGCCGATGGACGGTCGTTTCTGAGTCCGAGTTCCCCTGGGAACGCGAGGCGTTGGCCTACATCCGTGAACGACTTCCAGATGGCGAACCGTTCCGAGCGTGGAGCAACTTCGAGTTCATCGCCGAGGACGGCAGCCTCAACGAGGTAGACCTCCTCGTGGTCTCCCGCTACAAGGTATTCCTGGTCGAGATCAAGAGTCGCCCCGGCCTGCTTCAAGGGGACGGCGGTACATGGACCTGGTCTCTAGACGGCAAAGCCCGGGCGGATGACAACCCGTTGCTCTTGGCCGACCGCAAGTCGAAGAAGCTCAAGAGCCTCCTCTCTCGCCAAACGGCGCTCAAGAAGGTTCGCATCCCCTATGTCGATCCGGTGATCTTCCTGTCGGCGCCGGATCTCCGCTGCGAACTGACGGAGACCGGGCGAACGAGCGTATTTTTGCGGGCCGAGGCCCAGCGCGATGGGCGCCCGAGCATCATGGAGGTGCTCAAGGGCGAGGTCGATAGCCGAACGGGCCTGCCAAGTCCCGCCCATTGGGCGCTTGAGGCGGAGGTTTCTCGGGCTTTCGCCCGCGCCATGGACCAGGCGGGGATCCGGCCGTCGCAGCGCAGCCGCCGCATCGGCGATTACCTTCTGGATCAGCTGTTGCTCGAGACCGATGCCTACCAAGACTGGGCGGCCCACCACGTCGCCATGCCGAAGGTCTTACGACGCGTCCGCCTTTATCCAAATGCCTTGCAGGCATCGGAACTCTCGCGGGTGGAGCGGAGACAGGCGGCTGAGCGCGAGTTCCTGCTTTTCGACGGGATCAGTTACCCAGGAATTCTCAAGGCCAGCGATTTCACCGAGCACGAGCGGGGACCGGCCGTGCTGTTCGAGCACGACCCCGACGCGCAGCGTCTCGACTTCTTTCTGCGCGAGCATCTGGACAAGCTCGATATGGGCGAGCGGATTCGCATCGTTCGCGTGCTTGCCGAGACCTTGCAGTTCGCGCACCGCCACCGTATCTACCACCGTGCCCTTAGCCCTCAAACCGTTCTGGTTTCGAAGCCTGAGACGCAGGATCGGACCCTCAAGGTTTTCGACTGGCAAGCCGGTAAGCGCTCGAGCGATACCCTGACCAACCAGCGCCCCACCCTGGAAGGCTGCATGCACCTGAGCCTGTTCGGGGATCCGCAAAGCCTCTTGTATCAGGCGCCTGAGTCGCTGGCGGGAATGGCATTCGATGGCGTCAAGCTGGATGTCTTCTCGCTCGGAGCCATTGCTTACCACGTCTTTTCTGGGCGTCCGCCGGCCTCCAGCCTGCATGAGCTTCAGACCAAATGTGCCACGGGCAACGGCTTGCGCATCGAGGACGCGCTGGACGGCGCCAGCATGGAACTCACAGATCTCATCCAGTTCAGCACCTCTCCAGCCGTGGACCTACGCTTGGGGTCGGTGGACGAGTTCCTGGATCTTCTCTACCAACTCGAAGAGGCCATCACGGCGCCCGATCCCGAGGCCGTAGCCAACCCCCTGGAGGCCAAGCCGGGCGACAAGTTAGAGGGCGGCTTCGTGGTCAAGCGTCCCCTCGGCAAAGGGGCGACCAGTGTCGCCCTCTGGGTCGAGCGCGATGGCAAGGAGGGCGTCCTCAAGATCGCCCTGGATCCGGCGCAGAACGACCGCATCCGGCAAGAGGGAGAATTGCTTAAGGGCCTGCGTCACCAGCACCTGGTGGCGCTCAACGAGGTCCTCGAAATCAGCGGTCATGCGGCGCTCCACCTCACTCAGTCGGGAGCTGGCGAGACCATGGCGCAACGGCTCCGCGACGAGGGGCGCCTCTCCATGGACTTGCTGGAGCGCTTCGGTGAGGAGCTCCTTTTGGCGGTGGCCTACCTCGAGGCCCAGGGCATCTCGCACCGGGACATCAAGCCGGATAACATCGCCATCGGCGAGACGCGCAACGGCCGACGCACGCTGGTGCTCTTCGACTTCTCTCTCTCGGGCACCCCAGTCGAGAACCTACGGGCGGGCACGCCGCCCTACCTGGACCCCTTCCTCCGCCGCCGCACTCCGCCCCGCTGGGATCTCTACGCGGAGCGCTTCGCAGCCGGTGTGACTCTCTACGAGATGGCGACCGGCGTACTCCCGACTTGGGGAGACGGCCAGTCCGACCCGGGCTCTCTCGCGGTGGAGGTTTCGCTCGATGCCAACCTCTTCGACCCTTCGGTTCGCGAGGATCTGGCCGACTTCTTCGCCAAAGCCCTGCACAGCGACTACCGCCGCCGCTTCGAGAATGCCGAGCAGATGCTCAAGGCATGGCGCCGCGTCTTCGAGCAAGTCGACAAACCGACGGTCACCACGGATCACGACGGTGGCTTCGATCTCGATCGGGCCATCGCCTCGGCCACCCTCGACTCGCCACTCGCCTCACTGGGACTCAGCCCTCGCATCCTGAGCTCGCTCGATCGCCTCGGAGCTGCCACGGTACGGCAGGTGATTGCGCTTCCCCGCATTCGCCTCTACCGCAACAAGGGGATTGGCAACAAGACCATCAAAGACGTTCGCGATCTGGCCGAGCGTCTCGCAAAGCGCTTTCCCGAAGCGGTTGACGCCGAGGTTGGAGCGTCGAGCGAGGACATCAAGACCGATCCCCGGAGCTGGAGCGTTGATCGACTCTCGCGGCGTCTGGTCCACGATCGCTTGGATGATGTTGAGATTCCCGTGTTGAGGGCCATTCTTGGACTCGACGAGCGGATTGGCGCTTGGCTTCCATTGGGAGACGTAGCCGAACGCCTGGCTGTGTCGCGAGCGACGGTCGAAAGTGTGCTTGAGCGCGCGCGCAAGCGCTGGGACGATACGTGGATGACGGCGTTGAGGAAGGATGTCGGGGACATCCTGGAACGCCATGGCGGCATCATGACTGGCGAGGAGCTGGCGGCAGCGATTCTGACCCAGCGGGGCTCCATTAGCGAGGAGCCCGTGCGGACCCGACTTGCGGTGGCGGCGATTCGCGCCGCGCTCGAGGTCGAGACGGTGCGCGAGAAGGCTCAGGTCGTCCTCTATCGCGGTAAAGCGCATTTGTTCCTCGCCGCGACCGGGGATTTGTCACCTGCCTTCGCGGATTCTGCGTCGGCTCGCGCGCAGTACGCAGAGCGCCTGGGCGAAAAGGCAGATGAGCTTGCCGCGGCGGATCCTCTCCTGACCCCGCAGCGGGTGCTCGAAGAGTTGCAAGCGGTGCCTGTTCCCGAGGCGATGGCTAAGCTGACGCCCGAGCGATGCCTTTTGCTGGCTCGTTCTGCCTCTCGATTGGCATGCCTGTCCAGCCGCATGGAGCTTTATCCCCGTGGCATGGGCGCTGATCGTGCGCTGCGTCTTGGGGCGGGAGCTATCGTTGGGCCTAAGGAGTTGACGGTCAAACAGGTCCAAGACCGCGTTATGAGCCGTTACCCTGAGGCGGCTCCCTTGCCGGGGCGTCCGCAGCTGGACGAGCTGATCAAGGCCGCCGGGGTCGAAATGGAGTGGGATCACGTCGCACTGGATGGACGGGGAGCCTACGCCACCCGGATTCACCTCGTGGGTGCGTCTTCCTCCACCTTGCACCGTCTGAGCACCGCCTCGGCCCACGAGAACTTGCCCTCGGATGAGATCCTGGATGCTCGGGCCTTCGAAACCCGCTTGGAGCGGGCCGTCACCGACCGGCGTTTTCTCTTGCTCGCCATCGAGCCCAAGTATCTGCTACGGGCCGAGGCCGAGATCACGAAGCGCTTCGAGGTGCATCGCGTCAGTTTCGAGTCGCTCCTAGTGCGCAAGTTGCGCTCGGCGGCTCAGGCGGTGGGTGCCAAATGGGAGGTGGTCGTTTCGGCTGATGGGACACCTCGTGACTCGAACGCTTGGCGCAACCTGCGGGGCCTGGTGAAGCGGGCCATGGGTGAGGTCGAGCAAGAACTGTCGACCAGTTCCACCCCTGTCCTCATGGTCGAGAACGCGCTCATCGCCCGGTACGATCACATGGAGTTGCTCGAGCGCCTGCGTGACGACTGTGCTCGTTCCGATTCCGGCGCCCCTGGCTACTTGGTGCTCATTGCATCGGACGATCAAAGCACCGCCCCCAAGCTAGAGAGGCAAGCTGTCCCCCTGATAACGGCCTCGGAGTGGGTTCGCATTCCTCACGCCTGGCTCGAAAACCGCCATCGCTCCACGCTCGTGCCTACGCCCTGA